From the genome of Variovorax sp. RA8, one region includes:
- a CDS encoding ABC transporter ATP-binding protein, whose protein sequence is MSQADILLDVNGIEVIYNHVILVLKGVSLKVPERGIVALLGGNGAGKTTTLRAVSNLLAGERGAVTKGTIELRGERIEALSPAELVKRGLIQVMEGRHCFAHLTIEDNLMTGAYTRTDGKAAVAQTLEKVYAYFPRLKTRRGSQAAYTSGGEQQMCAIGRALMANPSMVLLDEPSMGLAPQIVDEVFGIVKDLNQKEHVTFLLAEQNTNMALRYADYGYILENGRIVMDGEAQSLRENEDVKEFYLGVGGADRKSFRDVKSYKRRKRWLA, encoded by the coding sequence ATGAGTCAAGCCGACATCCTCCTCGACGTCAACGGCATCGAGGTCATCTACAACCACGTGATCCTGGTGCTCAAGGGCGTCTCGCTGAAGGTCCCGGAGCGCGGCATCGTGGCGCTGCTCGGCGGCAACGGCGCGGGCAAGACCACGACGCTGCGCGCCGTCTCCAACCTGCTGGCGGGCGAGCGCGGAGCGGTGACCAAGGGCACGATCGAGCTGCGCGGCGAACGCATCGAGGCGCTGTCGCCGGCCGAGCTGGTCAAGCGCGGGCTGATCCAGGTGATGGAGGGCCGCCACTGCTTCGCCCACCTCACCATCGAGGACAACCTGATGACCGGCGCCTACACCCGCACCGACGGCAAGGCCGCGGTGGCGCAGACGCTGGAGAAGGTCTATGCCTACTTCCCGCGCCTGAAGACCCGGCGCGGCTCGCAGGCCGCCTATACCTCGGGCGGCGAGCAGCAGATGTGCGCCATCGGCCGCGCGCTGATGGCCAACCCGAGCATGGTGCTGCTCGACGAGCCTTCGATGGGCCTGGCACCGCAGATCGTGGACGAGGTCTTCGGCATCGTGAAGGACTTGAACCAGAAGGAGCACGTGACCTTCCTGCTGGCCGAGCAGAACACCAACATGGCGCTGCGCTATGCCGACTACGGCTACATCCTGGAGAACGGCCGCATCGTGATGGACGGCGAGGCGCAGAGCTTGCGCGAGAACGAGGACGTCAAGGAGTTCTACCTGGGTGTCGGCGGCGCGGACCGCAAGAGCTTCCGCGACGTGAAGAGCTACAAGCGCCGCAAGAGGTGGCTGGCATGA
- a CDS encoding ABC transporter substrate-binding protein, with product MKLKSLALAIAAISALAGTAPAFAQAKEQFFPLLVYRTGPYAPNGTPWANGKQDYIKLINATGGINGVKISYEECETGYATDKGVECYERLKDKGATLIDPQATGITFALTDKAPVDKIPLITLGYGLSASQDGSVFKWNFPLMGSYWTAADILIQHIAKKEGGLDKLKGKKITLVYHDSPFGKEPIPLLQERAKMNGFELSLIPVAAPGIEQKSAWLQVRQQRPDYVLLWGWGVMNSTALKEAVATGYPREKMYGVWWAGAEPDVKDVGASAKGYNALALNTSGTQPKVIQDILKTVHDKGQGTGPRDEVGSVLYTRGLIIQMLGVEAVRRAQERFGKGKVMTGEQVRWGLENLALDQKKLDALGFSGVLRPISTSCQDHMGSTWARIHTWDGSKWGGMSDWYQADEQIIKPMVKAAGDKYATEKKLPKREASDCQA from the coding sequence ATGAAGCTGAAGTCACTCGCACTCGCCATTGCCGCGATCTCGGCGCTGGCGGGAACGGCCCCTGCGTTCGCGCAGGCCAAGGAGCAATTCTTCCCGCTGCTGGTCTACCGCACCGGGCCCTACGCGCCCAACGGCACGCCCTGGGCCAACGGCAAGCAGGACTACATCAAGCTCATCAACGCGACCGGCGGCATCAACGGCGTGAAGATAAGCTACGAGGAATGCGAGACCGGCTACGCCACCGACAAGGGCGTGGAGTGCTACGAGCGCCTGAAGGACAAGGGCGCCACGCTGATCGATCCGCAGGCCACCGGCATCACCTTCGCGCTCACGGACAAGGCCCCGGTCGACAAGATCCCGCTCATCACGCTGGGCTACGGGCTCTCGGCCTCGCAGGACGGTAGCGTCTTCAAGTGGAACTTTCCGCTGATGGGCAGCTACTGGACCGCGGCCGACATCCTGATCCAGCACATCGCGAAGAAGGAAGGCGGTCTCGACAAGCTCAAGGGCAAGAAGATCACGCTGGTCTACCACGACTCGCCGTTCGGCAAGGAGCCGATCCCGCTGCTGCAGGAGCGCGCGAAGATGAACGGCTTCGAGCTCTCGCTGATCCCGGTCGCCGCGCCCGGCATCGAGCAGAAGTCGGCCTGGCTGCAGGTGCGCCAGCAGCGGCCCGACTACGTGCTGCTGTGGGGCTGGGGCGTGATGAACTCGACCGCCCTCAAGGAAGCGGTGGCCACCGGCTACCCGCGCGAGAAGATGTACGGCGTGTGGTGGGCCGGCGCCGAGCCCGACGTCAAGGACGTGGGCGCCTCGGCCAAGGGCTACAACGCGCTGGCGCTCAACACCTCGGGCACGCAACCCAAGGTGATCCAGGACATCCTGAAGACCGTGCATGACAAGGGCCAGGGAACGGGCCCGCGCGACGAGGTCGGCTCGGTGCTCTACACGCGCGGGCTGATCATCCAGATGCTGGGCGTGGAAGCGGTGCGCCGCGCACAGGAGCGCTTCGGCAAGGGCAAGGTCATGACCGGCGAGCAGGTGCGCTGGGGGCTGGAAAACCTCGCGCTCGACCAGAAGAAGCTCGACGCGCTCGGCTTCTCGGGCGTGCTGCGGCCGATCAGCACATCCTGCCAGGACCACATGGGCTCGACCTGGGCGCGTATCCATACCTGGGACGGCAGCAAGTGGGGCGGGATGAGCGACTGGTACCAGGCCGACGAGCAGATCATCAAGCCGATGGTGAAAGCAGCCGGCGACAAGTACGCCACCGAGAAGAAGCTGCCCAAGCGCGAGGCCTCCGACTGCCAGGCTTAG
- a CDS encoding branched-chain amino acid ABC transporter permease, producing the protein MLYRENGQFKSSYRADQQVFPILQDRIFMLALLAIAFAVVPLVASEYFFRAILIPFLILSLAALGLNILVGYCGQISLGTGAFMAVGAYAAYNFHVRIEGMPLIASLLLGGLCATVVGVLFGVPSLRIKGLYLAVATLAAQFFLDWAFLRINWLTNNSASGSVSVAGLSVFGLPVESAVQKYLLCLTLLVLFAVLAKNLVRSAIGREWMAIRDMDVAAAVIGIRPVYAKLTAFAVSSFIVGVAGALWGFVHLSTWEPAAFNIDRSFQLLFMVIIGGLGSIMGSFFGAAFIVLLPIVLNQIPGWFGISMSTALASHLEFMIFGALIVFFLIVEPHGLARLWSTAKEKLRLWPFPH; encoded by the coding sequence ATGCTCTACAGAGAAAACGGCCAGTTCAAGTCCAGCTACCGCGCCGACCAGCAGGTCTTCCCGATCCTGCAGGACCGGATCTTCATGCTGGCGCTGCTCGCCATCGCCTTCGCGGTGGTGCCGCTGGTCGCGTCGGAGTACTTCTTCCGCGCGATCCTGATCCCGTTCCTGATCCTTTCGCTGGCGGCGCTGGGCCTCAACATCCTGGTGGGCTATTGCGGCCAGATCTCGCTGGGCACCGGCGCCTTCATGGCGGTGGGCGCCTACGCGGCCTACAACTTCCACGTGCGCATCGAGGGCATGCCGCTCATCGCGTCGCTGCTGCTGGGCGGGCTGTGTGCCACCGTCGTGGGCGTGCTCTTCGGCGTTCCCAGCCTGCGCATCAAGGGGCTCTACCTGGCGGTCGCGACCCTGGCCGCGCAGTTCTTCCTCGACTGGGCCTTTCTGCGCATCAACTGGCTGACCAACAACTCGGCCTCGGGCTCGGTCAGCGTCGCAGGGCTCAGCGTGTTCGGGCTGCCGGTCGAGTCGGCGGTGCAGAAGTACCTGCTGTGCCTTACGCTGCTGGTGCTGTTCGCGGTTCTGGCCAAGAACCTGGTGCGCAGCGCCATCGGGCGCGAGTGGATGGCGATACGCGACATGGACGTGGCCGCGGCGGTGATCGGCATTCGCCCCGTGTACGCCAAGCTGACCGCCTTCGCGGTGAGCTCCTTCATCGTCGGAGTGGCCGGCGCGCTGTGGGGCTTCGTGCACCTGAGTACCTGGGAGCCCGCGGCCTTCAATATCGACCGCTCCTTCCAGCTGCTCTTCATGGTGATCATCGGCGGCCTGGGCTCGATCATGGGCAGTTTCTTCGGCGCCGCCTTCATCGTGCTGCTGCCGATCGTGCTCAACCAGATCCCCGGCTGGTTCGGGATCTCGATGTCGACCGCGCTGGCCTCGCACCTCGAGTTCATGATCTTCGGCGCGCTGATCGTGTTCTTCCTGATCGTGGAGCCGCACGGGCTCGCGCGGCTGTGGTCCACGGCCAAGGAAAAGCTGCGCCTCTGGCCCTTCCCACATTGA
- a CDS encoding branched-chain amino acid ABC transporter permease, which translates to MGFFLETLFGGLMVGMLYSLIAIGFVLIYKASGVFNFAQGAMVLFAALAMARFAEWFPRWLGFESQVLANVLAFVAAMAVMIVVAWLIERLALSRLVNQEGITLLMATLGIAYFLDGLGQTLFGNDIYKIDVGMPKEPLMVLEGTFQGGLLLSQEDLIAAGVAAALVAVLALFFQKTATGRALRAVADDHQAAQSIGIPLNRIWVIVWSVAGFAALVAGIIWGSKLGVQFSLSLVALKALPVVILGGLTSVPGAIIGGLLIGVGEKLSEIYLGPMLGGGIEIWFAYVLALVFLLVRPQGLFGEKIIDRV; encoded by the coding sequence ATGGGCTTTTTCCTCGAAACCCTGTTCGGCGGCCTGATGGTCGGCATGCTGTATTCGCTGATCGCGATCGGCTTCGTCCTGATCTACAAGGCCTCCGGCGTCTTCAACTTCGCGCAAGGCGCGATGGTGCTGTTCGCGGCGCTGGCCATGGCGCGCTTCGCGGAATGGTTCCCGCGCTGGCTTGGCTTCGAGAGCCAGGTGCTCGCCAACGTGCTGGCCTTCGTCGCCGCGATGGCGGTGATGATCGTGGTCGCGTGGCTGATCGAGCGGCTCGCGCTCAGCAGGCTGGTCAACCAGGAAGGCATCACGCTGCTGATGGCCACGCTGGGCATCGCCTACTTCCTCGACGGGCTGGGCCAGACTCTGTTCGGCAACGACATCTACAAGATCGATGTCGGCATGCCCAAGGAACCGCTGATGGTGCTGGAGGGCACTTTCCAGGGCGGCCTGCTGCTGAGCCAGGAAGACCTGATCGCCGCGGGCGTCGCGGCCGCGCTGGTGGCGGTGCTGGCGCTCTTCTTCCAGAAGACCGCGACCGGCCGCGCCCTGCGCGCAGTGGCCGACGACCACCAGGCCGCGCAGTCCATCGGCATTCCGCTCAACCGCATCTGGGTCATCGTGTGGTCGGTGGCCGGTTTCGCGGCGCTGGTGGCCGGGATCATCTGGGGCTCGAAGCTGGGGGTGCAGTTCTCGCTGTCGCTGGTGGCGCTGAAGGCGCTGCCGGTGGTGATCCTGGGCGGCCTGACCTCGGTGCCGGGCGCGATCATCGGCGGGCTGCTGATCGGCGTGGGTGAGAAGCTGTCCGAGATCTATCTGGGTCCAATGCTCGGTGGCGGCATCGAGATCTGGTTCGCGTATGTGCTGGCACTCGTGTTTCTGCTGGTGCGCCCCCAAGGCCTCTTCGGCGAAAAGATCATCGATCGGGTCTGA
- a CDS encoding ABC transporter ATP-binding protein, whose amino-acid sequence MNAQNIAEAAMLAGATQGGRRIGEVILDVQNISLSFGGVKALTDISFDVREHEVRAIIGPNGAGKSSMLNCINGVYQPQQGSITFRGRTFHHMNSRQVAEMGVARTFQNLALFKGMSVLDNIMTGRNLKMKSGLLAQALRWGPAEREEIAHREFVEHIIDFLEIQPHRKTPVGRLPYGLQKRVDLGRALAMEPQVLLLDEPMAGMNVEEKQDMSRFILDVNDEFGTTIVLIEHDMGVVMDISDRVVVLDYGKKIGDGTPDDVRNNEDVIRAYLGTEH is encoded by the coding sequence ATGAACGCGCAGAACATCGCCGAGGCCGCCATGCTTGCCGGCGCCACCCAGGGCGGCCGGCGCATCGGCGAGGTCATCCTCGATGTGCAGAACATCTCGCTGTCCTTCGGCGGCGTCAAGGCGCTGACCGACATCAGCTTCGACGTGCGCGAGCACGAGGTGCGCGCCATCATCGGCCCCAACGGCGCGGGCAAGAGCTCCATGCTCAACTGCATCAACGGCGTCTACCAGCCGCAGCAGGGCTCCATCACCTTCCGCGGCCGGACCTTCCATCACATGAACTCGCGCCAGGTCGCCGAGATGGGCGTGGCGCGCACCTTCCAGAACCTGGCGCTGTTCAAGGGCATGAGTGTGCTCGACAACATCATGACCGGGCGCAACCTCAAGATGAAGAGCGGCCTGCTCGCGCAGGCGCTGCGCTGGGGCCCGGCCGAGCGCGAGGAAATCGCGCACCGCGAGTTCGTCGAACACATCATCGACTTCCTCGAGATCCAGCCGCACCGCAAGACGCCGGTGGGGCGCCTCCCCTATGGCCTGCAGAAGCGCGTCGATCTCGGCCGCGCACTGGCGATGGAGCCGCAGGTGCTGCTGCTGGACGAGCCGATGGCGGGCATGAACGTGGAGGAGAAGCAGGACATGAGCCGCTTCATCCTCGACGTGAACGACGAGTTCGGGACCACCATCGTGCTGATCGAGCACGACATGGGCGTGGTGATGGACATCTCGGACCGCGTGGTGGTGCTGGATTACGGCAAGAAGATCGGCGACGGCACGCCGGACGACGTGCGCAACAACGAGGACGTGATCCGGGCTTACCTCGGAACGGAACACTGA
- a CDS encoding AMP-dependent synthetase/ligase: MQTTANTFPRLLLAHAQRQPDAPAVREKDLGIWQTWSWSAVAREVREIACGLASLGFKPGDNLAIVGANRPHLYMAVLAAQSLRGVPVPLYQDAVAGEMVFMLEDAAIDFVIAEDQEQVDKLLECRELMAAQGKQGLRHIVYDDPRGLRHYAQPGLLGYERLRELGRAFDSAQPAFFEQSLNGVEPGDVAVILYTSGTTGRPKGVCQTHASFIAAGRGGVETDRLGPGDNIMSYLPMAWVGDHLFSVAQWMVGGFTLNCPESSATVMNDMREIGPSYYFGPPRTFEGLLTAVSIRMEDAAAPKRWLYAKFMALAQRVGADILNGAKVGLGDRLLYGLGDVLVYGPLRNVLGMSRIRVAYTAGAAIGPDLFRFYRSIGVNLKQFYGQTETCAYVCLQQDGKVKLQTVGSAAPGIELRIAPDGEVLVRGVSVLKEYYKRPDATAEVLDAEGYFHTGDAGVIDAEGHLRIIDRAKDVGKLSRGAIFAPNYIENKLKFFPQIKEAVCFGNGREEVCAAINIDYEAVGNWAERRGLPYGGYVDLAGKPEVLQLIAECVEKVNADLASEEGMGETQIARFLVLHKELDPDDDELTRTRKVRRGFIADKYRVLVDALYGGKAEQYIETQVKFEDGRTGVVSATLKIVEAKRFPPLKAAA, encoded by the coding sequence GTGCAAACCACCGCCAACACATTTCCCCGCCTGTTGCTGGCCCATGCGCAGCGCCAGCCCGACGCGCCGGCCGTGCGCGAGAAGGACCTCGGCATCTGGCAGACCTGGAGCTGGTCGGCCGTGGCTCGCGAAGTGCGCGAGATCGCCTGCGGGCTCGCCAGCCTGGGCTTCAAGCCGGGCGACAACCTGGCGATCGTCGGTGCCAACCGTCCGCACCTTTACATGGCGGTGCTGGCGGCGCAGAGCCTGCGCGGCGTGCCGGTGCCGCTCTACCAGGATGCGGTGGCGGGCGAGATGGTCTTCATGCTGGAGGACGCGGCGATCGACTTCGTGATCGCCGAGGACCAGGAGCAGGTCGACAAGCTGCTGGAATGCCGCGAGCTGATGGCGGCCCAGGGCAAGCAGGGCCTGCGCCACATCGTCTACGACGACCCGCGCGGGCTGCGGCACTACGCGCAGCCGGGGCTGCTCGGCTACGAGCGCCTGCGTGAGCTGGGCCGCGCCTTCGACAGCGCGCAGCCCGCCTTCTTCGAACAGAGCCTGAACGGCGTCGAGCCCGGCGATGTCGCCGTGATCCTCTACACCTCCGGCACCACCGGCCGGCCCAAGGGCGTGTGCCAGACGCATGCCAGCTTCATCGCGGCGGGCCGCGGCGGCGTCGAGACCGACAGGCTCGGCCCCGGCGACAACATCATGAGCTACCTGCCGATGGCCTGGGTCGGCGACCACCTGTTCTCGGTGGCGCAGTGGATGGTGGGCGGCTTCACGCTGAACTGTCCCGAGTCCTCGGCCACGGTGATGAACGACATGCGCGAGATCGGGCCCAGCTACTACTTCGGCCCGCCGCGCACTTTCGAGGGACTGCTGACAGCGGTGTCTATCCGCATGGAGGACGCGGCGGCGCCCAAGCGCTGGCTCTACGCGAAGTTCATGGCGCTGGCGCAGCGCGTGGGCGCCGACATCCTGAATGGCGCGAAGGTGGGCCTGGGCGACCGGTTGCTCTACGGCCTGGGCGACGTGCTGGTCTACGGACCGCTGCGCAACGTGCTGGGCATGAGCCGCATCCGCGTGGCGTACACCGCGGGCGCGGCGATCGGGCCCGACCTGTTCCGCTTCTACCGCTCGATCGGCGTCAACCTCAAGCAGTTCTATGGCCAGACCGAGACCTGCGCCTACGTCTGCCTGCAGCAGGACGGCAAGGTCAAGCTGCAGACCGTGGGCAGCGCGGCCCCCGGCATCGAGCTGCGCATCGCGCCGGACGGCGAGGTGCTGGTGCGCGGCGTCTCGGTGCTGAAGGAGTACTACAAGCGGCCCGACGCCACGGCCGAGGTGCTCGATGCCGAGGGCTATTTCCACACCGGCGATGCCGGCGTGATAGACGCCGAGGGCCACCTGCGCATCATCGACCGCGCCAAGGACGTGGGCAAGCTCTCGCGCGGCGCGATCTTCGCGCCCAACTACATCGAGAACAAGCTGAAGTTCTTCCCGCAGATCAAGGAAGCGGTGTGCTTCGGCAACGGGCGCGAGGAGGTCTGCGCCGCCATCAACATCGACTACGAGGCCGTGGGCAACTGGGCCGAGCGCCGCGGCCTGCCCTACGGCGGCTACGTGGACCTGGCCGGCAAGCCCGAGGTGCTGCAACTGATCGCCGAATGCGTCGAGAAGGTGAATGCCGACCTGGCGAGCGAGGAAGGCATGGGCGAGACGCAGATCGCGCGCTTCCTGGTGCTGCACAAGGAGCTGGACCCCGACGACGACGAGCTCACGCGCACGCGCAAGGTGCGGCGTGGCTTCATCGCCGACAAGTACCGCGTGCTGGTCGATGCGCTCTACGGCGGCAAGGCCGAGCAGTACATCGAGACGCAGGTCAAGTTCGAGGACGGACGCACGGGCGTGGTGAGCGCCACGCTGAAGATCGTCGAAGCCAAGCGTTTCCCACCGTTGAAGGCCGCCGCATGA
- a CDS encoding Crp/Fnr family transcriptional regulator, which produces MTRGSSNGASSLRERVRPATAEELQNIPWLHTLTPAERRRAEAAVVVGDAESGDLVCRIGRPPTFWFGVVEGLLKMSNDNADGTSMTYSGLPPGGWFGEGTALKREPYRYNIQALRRSVVAGLPVDDFHWLLDHSIGFNRFVMNQLNERLGQFIAAREADRLNNPDARVARNLAALFNPVLFPGVGELLRITQQELAYLIGLSRQRVNEALRTLQAKGAIRVEYGGVRVLDLAALRAGGA; this is translated from the coding sequence ATGACCCGCGGCAGTTCGAATGGTGCCTCTTCCCTGCGTGAGCGCGTGCGGCCGGCCACCGCGGAAGAGCTCCAGAACATTCCTTGGCTTCACACCCTCACGCCCGCCGAGCGCCGCCGCGCGGAAGCCGCGGTGGTGGTGGGCGACGCGGAGTCCGGCGACCTGGTCTGCCGCATCGGACGTCCGCCCACCTTCTGGTTCGGCGTCGTCGAAGGCCTGCTCAAGATGAGCAACGACAACGCCGATGGCACCTCGATGACCTACAGCGGCCTGCCGCCCGGGGGCTGGTTCGGCGAGGGCACGGCGCTCAAGCGCGAGCCCTATCGCTACAACATCCAGGCGCTGCGCCGCAGCGTGGTGGCAGGCCTGCCGGTGGACGACTTCCACTGGCTGCTGGACCATTCGATCGGCTTCAACCGCTTCGTGATGAACCAGCTCAACGAGCGGCTCGGCCAGTTCATTGCCGCGCGCGAGGCCGACCGCCTCAACAACCCCGACGCGCGCGTCGCGCGCAACCTGGCGGCACTGTTCAACCCGGTGCTCTTCCCCGGCGTGGGGGAACTGCTGCGCATCACGCAACAGGAGCTGGCCTACCTGATCGGCTTGTCGCGCCAGCGCGTCAACGAGGCGCTACGGACGCTGCAGGCGAAGGGGGCGATCCGGGTCGAATACGGAGGGGTGCGTGTGCTCGACCTCGCAGCCTTGCGCGCCGGTGGGGCGTGA
- a CDS encoding SOS response-associated peptidase family protein, with translation MPIQYEPTRDARHFLEGFGLSSPAQPPVIRPGGQGTFIRRPRGDREGSAVTARFEAAQGRWGLIPLFAKERDYPFTFEARGETAASERNFYQPWKRGHRCVVLADALYRRGDSEDSMVRVTRADGQPLALAGLWNGWRAPDGECVESFALLTLPAVEQPAQRRVVFLREAWLDDWLHCPVEETAAYLRPYALDRLVRRTIVHDPSIPLPERAPAAS, from the coding sequence ATGCCCATCCAATACGAGCCTACGCGCGACGCGCGCCATTTCCTCGAGGGCTTTGGACTTTCAAGCCCCGCACAGCCGCCGGTGATCCGGCCCGGCGGGCAGGGCACCTTCATCCGCCGCCCGCGGGGCGACCGCGAAGGCAGCGCCGTCACCGCGCGCTTCGAGGCAGCCCAGGGCCGCTGGGGCCTGATCCCCCTGTTCGCCAAGGAGCGCGACTACCCCTTCACCTTCGAGGCCCGCGGCGAAACGGCCGCGAGCGAGCGCAATTTCTACCAGCCGTGGAAGCGCGGCCACCGCTGCGTGGTGCTGGCCGATGCGCTGTACCGCCGTGGCGACAGCGAAGACTCGATGGTGCGCGTCACCCGCGCCGACGGCCAGCCGCTGGCGCTGGCCGGCCTGTGGAACGGATGGCGTGCGCCCGATGGCGAGTGCGTCGAAAGCTTCGCGCTGCTGACGCTGCCCGCCGTGGAGCAGCCCGCCCAGCGCCGCGTGGTCTTCCTGCGCGAAGCCTGGCTCGACGACTGGCTGCATTGCCCCGTGGAAGAAACGGCCGCCTACCTGCGCCCCTATGCGCTCGACAGGCTGGTGCGCCGCACGATCGTGCACGACCCCTCCATTCCCTTGCCCGAGCGCGCGCCCGCGGCTTCCTGA
- a CDS encoding SDR family NAD(P)-dependent oxidoreductase, with translation MNSPQLTIITGASRGLGRAMAEQLLAVPGQRLLCISRRADDALAARAREAGVELEQWQQDLADPVPAAARLAAWLQGLDGQAFDGVVLINNAGTVGRTRPLSQAVAAELSQALRVGLEAPLLLTSAFLAATRGWRGERKVLNISSGLGRNAMASQAPYCAAKAGMDHFSRAVALEEEALGGGAKIVSLAPGVIDTDMQVQLRGAEADMFPDRARFERLKAQGQLDTPESAAAKVLAYLARPDFGNNPVADVRDA, from the coding sequence ATGAATTCACCGCAACTCACGATCATCACCGGCGCCTCGCGCGGCCTGGGCCGGGCCATGGCCGAGCAACTGCTGGCCGTGCCCGGGCAGCGCCTGCTGTGCATCTCCCGGCGTGCCGACGACGCGCTCGCCGCCCGCGCCCGCGAAGCCGGCGTCGAGCTCGAGCAATGGCAGCAGGACCTGGCCGACCCGGTGCCGGCGGCCGCCCGGCTCGCAGCCTGGCTGCAGGGGCTGGACGGACAGGCCTTCGACGGCGTCGTGCTGATCAACAACGCCGGCACCGTCGGCCGCACCCGGCCGCTCTCGCAGGCCGTGGCGGCCGAGTTGTCGCAGGCGCTGCGCGTGGGCCTGGAAGCGCCGCTGCTGCTGACCTCGGCCTTCCTCGCTGCAACCCGCGGCTGGCGCGGCGAGCGCAAGGTGCTCAACATCTCCTCCGGCCTCGGCCGCAACGCCATGGCCAGCCAGGCCCCCTACTGCGCGGCCAAGGCCGGCATGGACCACTTCTCGCGCGCGGTGGCCCTGGAGGAAGAGGCGCTGGGCGGCGGCGCGAAGATCGTCTCGCTCGCGCCCGGCGTGATCGATACCGACATGCAGGTGCAGCTGCGCGGGGCGGAGGCCGACATGTTCCCGGATCGCGCCCGCTTCGAGCGGCTGAAGGCGCAGGGCCAGCTGGATACGCCGGAGTCAGCGGCGGCAAAGGTACTGGCTTACCTGGCCCGCCCGGACTTCGGCAACAACCCGGTCGCCGACGTCCGCGACGCTTAG
- a CDS encoding Bug family tripartite tricarboxylate transporter substrate binding protein, translated as MIRKLLTSAALALAFAAVQAQPYPAKPVRLIVPFPPGGGTDILSRLVATKLTEVSKWTVVPDNRAGAGGTIGIAEAVRAQPTGYDIVMGQKDNMVVAPWLYKNLSYEPTKDLMAVAHVAYTPVVIVTRTESKFKTLKDVVDAARAVPDSVTYGSPGNGTTIHLAGEIFKSAAGIKMRHVPYKGSNPAMMDVLAGNVDLMVSSLPSAMGQIKSGKLRALAVTSAKRSSSLPDVPTVAELGYKDFDVSTWYGLFAPAGTPKEIVTTLNAEVNKLLATPEMKAAIIAQGAEPQGMTPEQFGTLLKTDYLKWRDIVKASGATIE; from the coding sequence ATGATCCGAAAGCTGCTGACCTCCGCGGCCCTGGCACTGGCGTTCGCCGCCGTGCAGGCCCAGCCCTATCCCGCCAAGCCCGTGCGCCTGATCGTGCCCTTCCCGCCCGGGGGCGGGACCGACATCCTGTCGCGGCTGGTGGCGACCAAGCTCACCGAGGTCAGCAAATGGACCGTGGTGCCGGACAACCGGGCAGGCGCCGGTGGCACCATCGGCATCGCCGAGGCTGTGCGCGCGCAGCCGACCGGCTACGACATCGTCATGGGCCAGAAGGACAACATGGTCGTCGCGCCCTGGCTCTACAAGAACCTCAGCTACGAGCCGACCAAGGACCTGATGGCCGTGGCGCACGTGGCCTATACGCCGGTGGTGATCGTCACGCGCACCGAATCGAAGTTCAAGACCCTGAAGGACGTGGTCGACGCGGCGCGCGCAGTGCCCGACAGCGTGACCTACGGCTCGCCCGGCAACGGCACCACCATCCACCTGGCCGGCGAGATCTTCAAGAGCGCCGCCGGCATCAAGATGCGCCACGTGCCCTACAAGGGCTCCAACCCGGCGATGATGGACGTGCTGGCCGGCAACGTGGACCTGATGGTGTCCTCGCTGCCCTCGGCGATGGGGCAGATCAAGTCCGGCAAGCTGCGTGCCCTGGCCGTGACGTCGGCCAAGCGCAGCAGCTCGCTGCCCGACGTGCCCACGGTCGCCGAGCTGGGCTACAAGGACTTCGACGTGAGCACCTGGTACGGCCTCTTCGCGCCGGCGGGCACGCCCAAGGAAATCGTCACCACCTTGAACGCCGAGGTGAACAAGCTGCTGGCCACGCCCGAGATGAAGGCCGCGATCATCGCCCAGGGCGCCGAGCCGCAGGGCATGACGCCGGAGCAGTTCGGCACGCTGCTGAAGACCGACTACCTGAAGTGGCGCGACATCGTGAAGGCCTCAGGCGCGACTATCGAGTAG
- a CDS encoding potassium-transporting ATPase subunit F, with amino-acid sequence MISLDVLYGFAGLLAVVLFAYLVFALICAEEF; translated from the coding sequence GTGATCAGCCTCGATGTGCTCTATGGATTCGCCGGCCTGCTGGCCGTGGTCCTGTTCGCCTACCTGGTGTTCGCGTTGATCTGCGCCGAGGAGTTCTGA